One Pseudomonas fluorescens genomic region harbors:
- a CDS encoding BrnT family toxin, translating to MKSFKIQYDKSKNAANKLKHKGISLAEAEPVLHDERALTVEDNDHDEQRWISLGLDGKGRLLVIAYSYRETNVVRIISARLATPSERRTYFLEA from the coding sequence ATGAAGTCATTCAAGATTCAGTACGACAAAAGCAAGAACGCAGCCAACAAACTCAAGCACAAAGGCATCAGCCTCGCTGAGGCAGAACCGGTCTTGCACGACGAACGCGCACTGACCGTCGAGGACAATGACCATGACGAGCAACGCTGGATTTCCCTTGGGCTCGATGGCAAAGGACGTTTGCTGGTCATCGCATACAGCTACCGTGAAACAAATGTCGTTCGAATTATTTCTGCACGTCTCGCGACACCGAGCGAACGGCGCACCTATTTTCTGGAGGCTTGA
- a CDS encoding arylamine N-acetyltransferase family protein, with protein MSEPRLKNLKLYLQRLGFDAPPAATLKTLRQLQSRHTGVFPFENLATVTGAPVLIDLPSIEGKILVGGRGGYCYELNYLFYALLSELGFEVRAISGRVVMNQPEGSWTARTHRLSVVILDGVRYITDVGFGGMVPTAPLLLDTDAEQATPHEPYRIEKQADGYLLRAYVTGEWRPMYLFDLQRQEDIDYTVGNWYVSTHPDSPFAQRLMIARTGDGWRKTLNSGSFALHRTGADSQRRELADVDELLGVIEHEFGVKLSDSAPVRQSLARVITPVSV; from the coding sequence ATGAGCGAGCCACGCCTGAAGAATCTGAAGCTGTACCTGCAACGCCTGGGTTTCGATGCGCCGCCGGCAGCGACTCTCAAGACTTTGCGCCAACTACAGTCGCGCCACACCGGCGTGTTTCCTTTCGAGAATCTGGCGACAGTCACCGGCGCGCCGGTGTTGATCGATCTGCCGTCCATCGAAGGGAAAATTCTCGTGGGCGGGCGCGGTGGTTACTGCTATGAACTCAATTATCTGTTCTATGCACTGCTGAGTGAGTTGGGCTTCGAGGTTCGGGCCATCAGCGGGCGCGTGGTCATGAATCAGCCCGAGGGCAGTTGGACGGCACGCACGCACCGCTTGAGCGTGGTGATCCTCGACGGCGTGCGCTACATCACCGACGTCGGCTTTGGCGGCATGGTCCCGACTGCGCCGCTGCTGCTGGACACGGACGCCGAGCAAGCTACCCCGCACGAACCCTATCGCATTGAGAAACAGGCCGATGGCTACCTTTTGCGTGCGTACGTGACGGGCGAGTGGCGGCCGATGTATCTGTTCGATCTGCAACGCCAGGAAGACATCGATTACACCGTTGGCAACTGGTACGTCTCGACCCATCCAGATTCACCGTTCGCCCAGCGCTTGATGATTGCACGCACCGGTGATGGCTGGCGCAAGACGCTCAACAGTGGCAGTTTTGCTCTGCATCGCACCGGTGCGGACAGCCAACGGCGCGAGCTGGCGGATGTCGACGAACTGCTCGGCGTGATCGAGCATGAGTTTGGCGTTAAGTTGTCTGACTCCGCGCCAGTACGGCAATCGCTGGCGCGGGTGATCACGCCAGTCTCGGTCTAG
- the xth gene encoding exodeoxyribonuclease III has product MKNLRIATYNVNGLRARLPNLLDWLKREQPDIACLQELKSVDSAFPAAELEAAGYGAIWHGQASWNGVAILARDAQPLESRRGLPGDPDDKHSRYLEAAVHGVLVGCLYLPNGNPQPGPKFDYKLAWFERLISYAKDLQSSDHPVVLAGDYNVVPTDMDIYNTRSWLKDALLQPESRECYQRLLDQGWTDSLRHLYPNDRLYTFWDYFRQHWQKNSGLRIDHLLLNPALSPYLHEAGVDAWVRNEPHASDHAPTWIRIGSRKKR; this is encoded by the coding sequence ATGAAAAACCTGCGGATTGCCACTTACAACGTCAACGGCCTGCGCGCGCGGTTGCCGAATTTGCTTGATTGGCTCAAACGCGAGCAGCCGGACATTGCCTGTCTGCAAGAACTCAAATCGGTCGACAGCGCGTTTCCCGCCGCCGAGCTGGAAGCCGCCGGTTACGGCGCGATCTGGCATGGCCAGGCGTCCTGGAACGGCGTGGCGATTCTTGCCCGTGATGCGCAACCGTTGGAAAGCCGGCGCGGTTTGCCGGGCGACCCTGATGACAAGCACAGTCGTTACCTGGAGGCCGCGGTGCACGGCGTGCTGGTCGGTTGCCTGTATTTGCCCAACGGCAACCCCCAACCGGGGCCGAAGTTCGATTACAAACTGGCCTGGTTCGAGCGGCTGATCAGCTACGCGAAAGACCTGCAAAGCAGCGATCATCCGGTGGTGCTGGCGGGTGACTACAACGTTGTGCCCACCGACATGGACATCTACAACACGCGCTCATGGCTCAAGGACGCCTTGTTGCAACCAGAAAGCCGCGAGTGTTACCAGCGTTTGCTCGATCAAGGCTGGACCGATTCGCTGCGCCATCTGTATCCAAACGATCGCCTGTATACGTTTTGGGATTACTTCCGCCAGCACTGGCAAAAAAACTCCGGTTTGCGCATTGATCATCTCCTGCTCAATCCGGCACTGAGCCCGTATTTGCATGAGGCTGGCGTCGACGCCTGGGTGCGCAATGAACCACACGCCAGCGATCATGCGCCGACATGGATTCGCATTGGCTCACGCAAGAAGCGCTAA
- a CDS encoding nucleobase:cation symporter-2 family protein has protein sequence MKTPHVSHQRPEDENLGVGANMAYGLQHVLTMYGGIVAVPLIIGQAAGLSPADIGLLIAASLFAGGLATLLQTLGLPFFGCQLPLVQGVSFSGVATMVAIVSSGGEGGFQSVLGAVIAASLIGLLITPVFSRITKFFPPLVTGIVITTIGLTLMPVAARWAMGGNSHAPDFGSMQNIGLAAVTLVLVLLLSKVGSSTISRLSILLAMVIGTVLAVFLGMADFSGVTTGPMFGFPTPFHFGMPTFHFAAILSMCIVVMVTLVETSADILAVGEIIGTKVDSKRLGNGLRADMLSSMFAPIFGSFTQSAFAQNVGLVAVTGIKSRFVVATGGLFLVVLGLLPFMGRVIAAVPTSVLGGAGIVLFGTVAASGIRTLSKVDYRNNVNLIIVATSIGFGMIPIAAPNFYDHFPSWFATIFHSGISSSAIMAILLNLAFNHFTTGNSDQQSVFAAAEERTLRYRDLAALREGDYFSDGKLHDCDGKEVPVIEPDDHDHGHGAPKVLVKSSEHV, from the coding sequence ATGAAAACGCCCCATGTTTCACACCAACGGCCCGAGGACGAAAATCTCGGGGTCGGCGCGAATATGGCTTACGGCCTGCAACATGTTCTGACCATGTATGGCGGCATCGTCGCGGTGCCATTGATCATCGGTCAGGCTGCCGGGCTGTCGCCGGCGGATATTGGTTTGTTGATTGCTGCTTCATTGTTTGCGGGGGGGCTGGCGACGCTGCTGCAAACCCTGGGTCTACCGTTTTTTGGCTGTCAATTGCCGCTGGTGCAGGGCGTGTCGTTCTCCGGCGTAGCGACCATGGTTGCGATCGTCAGCAGTGGCGGGGAGGGCGGTTTCCAGTCGGTGCTGGGCGCGGTGATTGCGGCGTCATTGATCGGCTTGCTGATCACGCCGGTGTTCTCACGCATCACCAAGTTTTTCCCGCCGCTGGTAACGGGCATCGTGATCACAACCATTGGTTTGACATTGATGCCGGTGGCCGCACGTTGGGCCATGGGCGGCAATAGCCACGCGCCGGACTTCGGCAGCATGCAGAACATCGGCCTGGCCGCCGTGACACTGGTGCTGGTATTGCTGCTGAGCAAGGTTGGCAGCTCGACGATTTCACGGTTGTCGATTCTGCTGGCCATGGTCATCGGTACGGTGTTGGCGGTGTTTCTCGGCATGGCGGATTTCTCCGGGGTCACTACCGGCCCGATGTTCGGCTTCCCGACGCCGTTCCATTTCGGCATGCCGACTTTCCACTTCGCAGCGATCCTGTCGATGTGCATTGTTGTCATGGTGACTTTGGTGGAAACGTCGGCGGACATCCTCGCCGTCGGTGAGATCATCGGCACCAAGGTCGATTCCAAGCGCCTGGGCAACGGTCTGCGCGCCGACATGCTGTCGAGCATGTTCGCGCCGATCTTCGGCTCTTTCACGCAAAGCGCGTTTGCCCAGAACGTCGGGCTGGTGGCAGTGACCGGCATCAAGAGCCGTTTCGTGGTGGCCACGGGCGGTCTGTTCCTGGTGGTCCTCGGCCTGCTGCCGTTCATGGGGCGGGTCATCGCGGCGGTGCCGACTTCGGTGCTGGGTGGCGCCGGCATCGTGCTGTTCGGCACCGTGGCCGCGAGCGGCATTCGCACGCTGTCGAAGGTGGACTATCGCAACAACGTCAACCTGATCATCGTTGCCACTTCGATCGGCTTCGGCATGATTCCAATTGCCGCGCCGAACTTCTACGATCACTTCCCTAGCTGGTTCGCGACCATTTTCCACTCGGGGATCAGTTCGTCGGCGATCATGGCGATTCTGCTCAACCTGGCCTTCAACCACTTCACCACGGGCAACTCGGATCAGCAGTCGGTGTTTGCCGCAGCGGAAGAGCGGACCCTGCGCTATCGTGATCTGGCGGCGTTGCGCGAAGGCGATTACTTCAGCGACGGCAAGCTGCATGATTGCGATGGCAAGGAAGTGCCGGTGATCGAGCCCGATGACCACGATCATGGGCATGGCGCGCCGAAGGTGCTGGTGAAAAGCAGCGAACATGTCTGA
- a CDS encoding BrnA antitoxin family protein, with protein sequence MKDEYDFSQGKRGAVAPNKGKTRITIMLDDAVIEAARTAAENEGFGYQTVINNTLRQALLDNPRAADRAEDAGVSGQFKKGITATDLKSLERKLSAAIGEIRRVLEPVVKP encoded by the coding sequence ATGAAAGATGAATACGACTTTTCCCAAGGCAAACGCGGTGCTGTGGCGCCCAACAAGGGTAAGACCCGCATTACCATCATGCTCGATGACGCAGTGATCGAGGCGGCGCGCACCGCTGCGGAAAATGAAGGGTTCGGTTATCAGACCGTGATCAACAACACGCTCCGACAGGCGTTGCTCGACAACCCTCGCGCAGCGGATCGGGCTGAGGATGCGGGCGTTTCCGGGCAGTTCAAAAAAGGTATTACAGCCACTGACCTCAAGAGTCTCGAGCGCAAGCTGTCGGCGGCCATCGGTGAAATTCGCCGGGTGCTGGAGCCGGTTGTGAAGCCCTAG
- a CDS encoding amino acid aminotransferase has product MSLFSAVEMAPRDPILGLNEAFNADTRTTKVNLGVGVYCNEEGRIPLLRAVIEAETIRVAQHASRGYLPIDGIAAYDQAVQKLLFGNDSPLISAGRVVTTQAVGGTGALKIGADFLKQLLPNAVVAISDPSWENHRALFETAGFPVQNYRYYDAATHDVNRAGMLDDLNALPNGSIVILHACCHNPTGVDLTPADWSNVLEVVKAKGHVPFLDMAYQGFGDGIDEDAAAVRLFAESGLTFFVSSSFSKSFSLYGERVGALSIISESKEESARVLSQVKRVIRTNYSNPPTHGASIVAAVLNSPELRAQWEAELAEMRLRIRGMRTQMVDLLAAKAPGRDFSFVGRQRGMFSYSGLTTEQVHRLRNEFGIYALDTGRICVAALNQSNIKAVTDAIVQVI; this is encoded by the coding sequence ATGAGCCTGTTCTCCGCTGTCGAAATGGCACCCCGCGATCCAATCCTGGGCCTCAACGAAGCATTCAACGCCGATACCCGGACCACCAAGGTCAACCTGGGCGTGGGCGTTTACTGCAACGAAGAGGGGCGAATTCCCCTGCTGCGCGCGGTGATCGAAGCCGAGACGATTCGCGTCGCTCAACACGCTTCGCGCGGTTACCTGCCGATCGATGGCATCGCTGCCTACGATCAGGCCGTGCAGAAGCTGCTGTTCGGCAACGATTCGCCGCTGATCAGCGCCGGTCGTGTCGTCACCACTCAGGCCGTCGGCGGTACCGGCGCACTGAAAATCGGTGCTGACTTCCTCAAGCAGCTGCTGCCGAACGCCGTTGTGGCAATCAGCGACCCAAGCTGGGAAAACCACCGCGCGCTGTTCGAAACCGCCGGTTTCCCGGTGCAGAACTATCGTTATTACGATGCCGCCACTCACGACGTTAACCGCGCCGGCATGCTCGACGACCTCAACGCCCTGCCGAACGGCTCGATCGTGATCCTCCATGCGTGCTGCCACAACCCGACCGGCGTCGATTTGACCCCGGCGGACTGGAGCAACGTCCTGGAAGTGGTCAAAGCCAAAGGTCACGTGCCGTTCCTCGACATGGCTTACCAGGGTTTCGGCGACGGCATCGATGAAGACGCCGCTGCCGTGCGTCTGTTTGCCGAATCGGGCCTGACGTTCTTCGTCTCGAGCTCGTTCTCCAAGTCATTCTCGCTGTACGGCGAGCGCGTCGGCGCTCTGTCGATCATCAGCGAATCGAAAGAAGAAAGCGCACGCGTGCTGTCGCAGGTCAAACGCGTGATCCGTACCAACTACTCCAACCCGCCGACTCATGGCGCGAGCATCGTCGCCGCTGTGTTGAACAGCCCGGAATTGCGCGCGCAGTGGGAAGCCGAACTGGCGGAAATGCGCCTGCGGATTCGCGGCATGCGTACGCAGATGGTTGATCTGCTCGCAGCGAAAGCACCGGGCCGCGACTTCAGCTTCGTCGGCCGTCAGCGCGGCATGTTCTCCTACTCCGGCCTGACCACTGAACAAGTGCATCGCCTGCGTAACGAGTTTGGCATCTATGCCCTGGACACCGGCCGCATTTGCGTGGCCGCGCTGAACCAGAGCAACATCAAGGCTGTGACAGACGCGATTGTTCAGGTCATCTGA
- a CDS encoding MDR family MFS transporter translates to MMSVMLGAFMAVLDIQITNSSLKDIQGALSATLEEGSWISTSYLVAEIIMIPLTAWLVQLLSARRLAVWVSLGFLVSSLLCSMAWSLESMIVFRAMQGFTGGALIPLAFTLTLIKLPEHHRAKGMAMFAMTATFAPSIGPTLGGWLTENWGWEYIFYINIPPGLIMIAGLLYGLEKKAAHWELLKSTDYTGILSLGIGLGCLQVFLEEGHRKDWLESSLIVALGSIALLSLITFVIVQISKPNPLINLGILRNRNFGLSSISSLGMGVGLYGSIYLLPLYLAQIQNYNALQIGEVIMWMGVPQLFLIPLVPQLMKFVSPKWLCTIGFGLFGLASFSSGVLNPDFAGPQFNQIQIIRALGQPLIMVTISLIATAYILPQDAGSASSLFNILRNLGGAIGIALLATLLDARTKTYFDYLREAVVPTNPQVAERLASMTDRFGSDTAALAKLSEIVHQQAAIMAYNDAFHFVGIALGVSMLAILLTKKLPAGLKAGESH, encoded by the coding sequence GTGATGAGCGTGATGCTTGGCGCCTTTATGGCGGTGCTCGACATCCAGATCACCAACTCCTCGTTGAAAGATATTCAGGGTGCGCTGTCGGCGACGCTAGAAGAAGGTTCGTGGATTTCCACGTCCTATCTGGTGGCGGAAATCATCATGATCCCGCTGACCGCTTGGCTGGTGCAGTTGCTCTCGGCGCGGCGCCTGGCGGTGTGGGTATCGCTGGGGTTTCTGGTCTCATCGCTGCTGTGTTCAATGGCCTGGAGCCTGGAGAGCATGATCGTCTTTCGTGCCATGCAGGGTTTCACCGGCGGCGCGTTGATTCCGCTGGCGTTCACCCTGACGCTGATCAAACTCCCCGAACATCATCGCGCCAAAGGCATGGCGATGTTTGCCATGACCGCGACCTTCGCGCCGTCAATCGGCCCGACGCTCGGCGGCTGGCTCACGGAAAACTGGGGCTGGGAATACATCTTCTACATCAACATCCCGCCAGGGCTGATCATGATCGCCGGGCTGCTCTACGGCCTGGAAAAAAAAGCAGCGCACTGGGAATTGCTGAAAAGCACCGACTACACCGGCATTCTGTCGCTGGGGATTGGCCTGGGTTGCCTGCAGGTATTTCTTGAAGAAGGCCATCGCAAGGACTGGCTGGAATCGAGCCTGATCGTGGCCCTGGGCAGCATCGCCCTGTTGAGCCTGATCACCTTTGTGATCGTGCAGATTTCCAAGCCCAACCCGCTGATCAACTTGGGAATTCTGCGCAATCGCAATTTTGGTTTATCCAGTATTTCCAGCCTGGGCATGGGCGTAGGTCTGTACGGTTCGATCTACTTATTGCCTCTGTATCTGGCGCAGATCCAGAACTACAACGCCCTGCAGATCGGCGAAGTGATCATGTGGATGGGCGTGCCGCAACTGTTTCTGATTCCGCTGGTGCCGCAACTGATGAAGTTCGTCTCGCCGAAATGGCTGTGCACGATCGGCTTCGGCCTGTTTGGTCTGGCGAGTTTTTCCTCGGGGGTGCTGAACCCGGACTTTGCCGGCCCGCAGTTCAATCAGATCCAGATCATCCGCGCGCTGGGGCAGCCGTTGATCATGGTCACCATTTCGTTGATCGCAACGGCTTACATCCTGCCCCAGGACGCTGGCTCGGCCTCGAGTTTGTTCAATATCTTGCGCAACCTCGGTGGCGCAATCGGCATCGCGTTGCTCGCAACATTGCTGGATGCGCGGACCAAGACTTACTTCGATTATTTGCGTGAAGCGGTGGTGCCGACCAATCCGCAAGTGGCCGAGCGGCTGGCGTCGATGACCGATCGATTTGGCAGTGACACGGCAGCGTTGGCCAAGTTGAGCGAGATCGTCCATCAGCAGGCGGCGATCATGGCTTATAACGATGCGTTTCACTTTGTCGGGATTGCGCTGGGGGTGAGTATGCTGGCAATTCTACTGACCAAAAAGCTCCCGGCGGGGCTAAAGGCCGGCGAATCTCACTGA
- the uvrB gene encoding excinuclease ABC subunit UvrB, which yields MSQFQLVTRFEPAGDQPQAIRQLVEGIEAGLAHQTLLGVTGSGKTFSIANVISQVQRPTLVLAPNKTLAAQLYGEFKAFFPNNAVEYFVSYYDYYQPEAYVPSSDTFIEKDASINDHIEQMRLSATKALLERKDAIIVTTVSCIYGLGSPETYLKMVLHVDRGDKLDQRALLRRLADLQYTRNDMDFARATFRVRGDVIDIFPAESDLEAIRIELFDDEVESISAFDPLTGEVIRKMPRFTFYPKSHYVTPRETLLDAIEHIKVELQERLEYLRSNNKLVEAQRLEQRTRFDLEMILELGYCNGIENYSRYLSGRPAGAAPPTLYDYLPADALLVIDESHVSVPQVGAMYKGDRSRKETLVEYGFRLPSALDNRPMRFDEWEGVSPQTIFVSATPGNYEAEHAGRVVEQVVRPTGLVDPQVEVRPALTQVDDLLSEITKRVAVEERVLVTTLTKRMAEDLTDYLADHGVRVRYLHSDIDTVERVEIIRDLRLGVFDVLVGINLLREGLDMPEVSLVAILDADKEGFLRSERSLIQTIGRAARNLNGRAILYADRMTGSMERAIGETERRRDKQIAFNLANGITPKGVFKDVADIMEGATVPGSRSKKRKGMAKAAEENAKYEAELRSPSEITKRIRALEEKMYQLARDLEFEAAAQMRDEIAKLRERLLAV from the coding sequence ATGTCTCAATTCCAGCTAGTCACCCGCTTCGAGCCTGCCGGCGACCAGCCGCAAGCGATCCGCCAGTTGGTCGAGGGTATCGAAGCCGGGTTGGCACACCAGACGCTGCTCGGTGTGACCGGCTCAGGCAAGACCTTCAGCATCGCCAATGTCATCTCGCAAGTGCAGCGTCCAACCTTGGTGCTGGCGCCGAATAAAACCCTCGCGGCGCAGCTGTACGGCGAGTTCAAGGCGTTCTTTCCGAACAACGCCGTTGAATACTTCGTTTCCTACTACGATTACTACCAGCCCGAAGCGTATGTGCCGTCGTCCGACACCTTCATCGAGAAGGACGCTTCGATCAACGACCACATCGAACAGATGCGTTTGTCCGCGACCAAGGCGCTACTGGAGCGCAAAGACGCGATTATCGTCACCACGGTGTCGTGCATCTACGGCCTGGGCAGCCCGGAAACCTATTTGAAGATGGTGTTGCACGTCGATCGCGGCGACAAGCTCGATCAGCGTGCGCTGCTGCGGCGACTGGCCGATTTGCAATACACGCGCAATGACATGGATTTCGCCCGTGCGACCTTCCGTGTGCGCGGCGATGTGATCGATATATTCCCGGCGGAATCCGACCTGGAAGCGATCCGCATCGAACTGTTCGATGACGAAGTCGAAAGCATTTCCGCATTCGATCCGCTGACCGGCGAAGTCATCCGCAAGATGCCACGGTTCACCTTCTACCCGAAAAGTCACTATGTAACGCCCCGGGAAACCCTGCTCGACGCCATCGAACACATCAAAGTCGAACTGCAGGAGCGCCTCGAGTACCTGCGCTCCAACAATAAGCTGGTCGAAGCCCAGCGACTTGAGCAGCGCACCCGTTTCGACCTGGAGATGATCCTCGAGCTGGGTTATTGCAACGGCATCGAAAACTATTCGCGCTATCTGTCCGGGCGGCCGGCCGGTGCGGCGCCGCCGACGCTTTACGATTATCTGCCGGCCGATGCCTTGCTGGTCATCGACGAATCCCACGTCAGCGTGCCGCAGGTCGGTGCGATGTATAAGGGCGACCGTTCGCGCAAGGAAACTCTGGTGGAATACGGCTTCCGCCTGCCCTCGGCGCTGGATAACCGGCCGATGCGGTTTGACGAGTGGGAAGGGGTCAGCCCGCAAACCATTTTCGTCTCGGCGACGCCGGGCAATTACGAGGCTGAACACGCCGGCCGCGTGGTCGAGCAAGTCGTGCGCCCGACCGGGCTGGTAGACCCGCAGGTCGAAGTACGGCCGGCACTGACGCAGGTCGATGACTTGCTCTCGGAAATCACCAAGCGCGTGGCCGTCGAAGAGCGTGTTCTGGTCACCACACTGACCAAACGCATGGCCGAAGACTTGACCGATTACCTCGCCGACCACGGCGTGCGCGTGCGGTATCTGCACTCGGACATCGACACCGTCGAGCGGGTCGAGATCATCCGCGACTTGCGCCTCGGCGTTTTCGATGTGCTGGTCGGCATTAACCTGCTGCGCGAAGGCCTGGATATGCCAGAAGTGTCGCTGGTGGCGATTCTCGATGCCGACAAGGAAGGCTTTCTGCGCTCCGAGCGCTCGCTGATCCAGACCATTGGCCGCGCGGCGCGGAACCTCAACGGCCGGGCGATTCTTTACGCTGACCGTATGACCGGTTCGATGGAGCGGGCGATTGGCGAGACCGAGCGTCGTCGCGACAAGCAGATAGCGTTCAACCTGGCCAACGGCATTACTCCGAAAGGCGTGTTCAAGGATGTCGCCGACATCATGGAAGGCGCCACGGTGCCGGGCTCGCGCAGCAAGAAGCGCAAGGGCATGGCCAAGGCCGCCGAAGAAAACGCCAAATACGAAGCCGAACTGCGCTCGCCGAGTGAGATCACCAAACGCATTCGCGCGCTGGAAGAGAAAATGTATCAATTGGCGCGGGATCTGGAGTTCGAAGCAGCGGCGCAGATGCGTGATGAGATTGCCAAACTGCGCGAGCGATTGTTAGCGGTATGA
- a CDS encoding mechanosensitive ion channel family protein: MLSLLTEHPLVCALILIVVDLGLWRLISSHGSEWKLLVRVLIFSLFSVLLFNEGLNPMEPAPWADNVPLHLAATGLQIGWWLFGARTLTVLIGAVMMQRVGHTGRLLQDLLGAVIFLIAIIAALAYVLDLPVKGVLATSGALAIIVGLALQSTLSDVFSGIVLNTTKPYQLDDWISIDGTEGRVTDIDWRATRLQTSQGSMAVIPNSLAAKAKIINFSRPSNMFGVAVSVQVSPHARPNSVIDALERAMQGCRQLLDTPAPSVALKSSGSSGAEYEISGFVASMGEKRVVRNQLFDLAYRHLQASGVNLLSSDESSAPSLLSRPRALLDSSPIFSTLRQEEKDTFSQNMSHQTFRAGEIILAGGEVSDHLFIIESGVVSVTLMRHGAPFESGRMGPGEVIGEAGILSDTALPADFSAKTFCVLYRIEKTYLKPCLDARHDIHDAMQTLLDYRLHKAQALTEEAPVAVAKKGFLQWLRNRV, encoded by the coding sequence ATGCTGTCTCTGCTCACTGAACACCCGTTGGTTTGTGCGTTGATCCTGATCGTTGTCGATCTCGGTCTGTGGCGCTTGATCAGTTCCCATGGCAGCGAGTGGAAACTGTTGGTGCGCGTGCTGATTTTCAGTCTGTTCAGCGTGTTGCTGTTCAACGAAGGCCTCAATCCGATGGAGCCTGCGCCGTGGGCGGACAATGTGCCGCTGCATCTGGCGGCGACCGGGTTGCAGATCGGCTGGTGGCTGTTCGGGGCACGCACCCTGACCGTGTTGATCGGCGCCGTGATGATGCAACGCGTCGGCCACACCGGGCGGCTGTTGCAGGACTTGCTTGGCGCAGTGATTTTCCTGATTGCGATCATCGCGGCGCTTGCCTACGTCCTGGATCTGCCGGTCAAAGGCGTGCTGGCGACCTCCGGCGCCTTGGCGATCATCGTCGGTCTGGCGTTGCAAAGTACCTTGAGCGACGTGTTTTCCGGGATCGTCCTCAACACCACCAAGCCTTATCAACTGGATGACTGGATTTCCATTGATGGCACCGAAGGCCGGGTCACCGACATTGATTGGCGGGCCACACGTCTGCAAACCAGTCAGGGCAGCATGGCCGTGATTCCCAATTCCCTGGCGGCCAAGGCGAAAATCATCAATTTCAGCCGACCGAGCAACATGTTCGGTGTGGCAGTCAGCGTGCAGGTCAGCCCCCATGCGCGCCCCAACTCGGTCATCGATGCGTTGGAGCGGGCGATGCAGGGTTGTCGGCAGTTGCTCGACACGCCGGCGCCCAGCGTCGCCTTGAAAAGCTCCGGTAGCAGCGGCGCGGAATATGAAATCAGCGGGTTTGTGGCGTCGATGGGCGAGAAACGCGTAGTGCGCAATCAGTTGTTCGATCTGGCCTATCGGCATTTGCAGGCATCCGGCGTGAATCTGCTGTCGAGCGATGAGAGCAGTGCGCCGAGTCTGCTGTCGCGGCCAAGGGCATTGCTCGACAGTTCGCCGATATTTTCCACGCTGCGTCAGGAAGAGAAAGACACGTTCAGCCAGAACATGAGTCATCAGACTTTCCGCGCGGGAGAAATCATTCTGGCGGGCGGCGAGGTCAGTGATCACCTGTTCATTATCGAGTCTGGCGTGGTCTCGGTGACTCTCATGCGCCATGGCGCGCCGTTCGAATCCGGACGCATGGGGCCGGGCGAGGTGATTGGCGAGGCGGGGATTCTTTCTGACACCGCATTGCCAGCGGATTTCTCGGCGAAGACCTTCTGCGTGCTGTATCGCATCGAGAAGACTTACCTCAAGCCTTGCCTTGATGCCCGCCACGACATCCATGACGCGATGCAGACGCTGCTCGATTACCGCCTGCACAAAGCGCAAGCGTTGACCGAGGAAGCACCGGTGGCCGTTGCGAAAAAAGGTTTTCTGCAATGGCTGCGCAATCGGGTCTGA